A single Anatilimnocola floriformis DNA region contains:
- a CDS encoding sigma-54-dependent transcriptional regulator gives MASASNSAIQSRILIVEDDDSEREALARVLRLEGYAVISARSIAEAFELSVDGADLVISDLCLKRESGIDLLRRWKSRQPNGPFLLATAFGTIQTAIDAIKLGADDFLIKPVDPVALLELVKRLLLRRKPSLLAPETPSLAAIVGKSPAVEEIRQNIRRAAATNSTVLIMGESGTGKELVARAIHASSPRSGSPLIVINMAAVPETLVESELFGHAKGAFTSAVQTRVGRFEQANHGTLFIDEIGDFPLHMQPKLLRVVEDGLVSPLGSEMDIQVDVRLVAATSRPLLKLVRGGEFREDLYYRLNVIAIDLPPLRQRREDIRPLVEHFLKQLAANPAIVTHQVAPDLMQRLENLPWPGNIRQLRNCLERMCVMSQSEELTVADLPNDVAEETPIPSGDLRTMERSAIIDTLRRFDGNRTRAAEALGISVRTLQRRLRDWGDIDVAE, from the coding sequence TTGGCCAGTGCAAGCAACAGTGCAATCCAATCACGAATTTTGATTGTCGAAGATGATGACAGCGAGCGCGAGGCCCTCGCCCGCGTGCTGCGGTTGGAGGGGTACGCCGTAATCTCGGCCCGTTCGATTGCCGAGGCCTTTGAATTGTCGGTCGACGGCGCCGATCTGGTCATCAGCGATCTATGTCTCAAACGCGAATCGGGCATCGATCTGCTGCGTCGTTGGAAATCGCGTCAGCCCAACGGTCCATTTTTGCTCGCTACCGCCTTCGGCACGATCCAGACGGCCATCGACGCGATCAAGCTCGGCGCCGACGACTTTTTGATCAAGCCCGTCGATCCCGTTGCTCTATTGGAACTTGTCAAGCGCTTGCTGCTCCGCCGCAAGCCCAGCCTGCTCGCGCCCGAAACGCCCAGCCTGGCTGCCATCGTCGGCAAGTCGCCGGCAGTCGAAGAAATTCGGCAGAACATTCGCCGCGCCGCGGCCACCAACAGCACTGTGCTGATCATGGGCGAATCGGGGACCGGCAAGGAATTGGTTGCCCGCGCGATTCACGCCTCGAGCCCACGCTCGGGCAGTCCGCTGATCGTGATCAACATGGCAGCCGTCCCCGAAACGCTGGTCGAGAGCGAACTCTTCGGTCATGCGAAGGGCGCCTTCACCAGCGCCGTGCAAACTCGCGTCGGCCGTTTTGAGCAAGCCAATCACGGCACGCTGTTCATCGACGAAATCGGCGACTTCCCGCTCCACATGCAACCGAAGTTGCTGCGCGTGGTCGAGGACGGCCTCGTGTCGCCCCTCGGCAGTGAGATGGATATCCAAGTCGATGTTCGCCTCGTCGCCGCAACCAGCCGACCGCTGCTGAAGCTCGTGCGCGGTGGTGAATTTCGCGAGGATCTTTACTATCGCTTGAATGTCATCGCCATCGATCTGCCGCCCCTCCGGCAGCGCCGCGAAGACATCAGGCCGCTTGTCGAGCACTTCCTGAAGCAACTCGCGGCCAACCCCGCGATCGTGACCCACCAGGTCGCGCCCGATTTGATGCAGCGGCTCGAGAATCTCCCGTGGCCTGGCAACATTCGCCAACTTCGCAATTGCCTGGAGCGAATGTGCGTGATGAGCCAATCCGAGGAACTCACTGTCGCCGATCTGCCGAACGACGTCGCCGAAGAAACGCCAATTCCGTCGGGCGATTTGCGAACCATGGAGCGATCTGCCATCATCGATACGCTCCGCCGCTTCGACGGCAACCGCACTCGCGCCGCCGAAGCCCTCGGCATTTCCGTCCGCACCTTGCAGCGGCGGTTGCGCGATTGGGGCGACATCGATGTAGCCGAATAA
- a CDS encoding 2,4'-dihydroxyacetophenone dioxygenase family protein — protein sequence MNSSAHAASRMIADLVIPAIPDDERLWVPQAKGVWFRPLFFNTVSGEWVNLLRVRRSGVLSRHRHPAPVHGFVLKGEWRYLEHDWVAREGTYVFEPPGEVHTLVVDDDCAEMITLFHVCGALIYYTEQGEPAGHDDVHTKLDMCRRHFTATGLGEDYVDQFVR from the coding sequence ATGAACTCATCCGCCCATGCTGCCAGTCGCATGATCGCCGATCTGGTGATCCCAGCCATTCCCGACGACGAGCGCCTCTGGGTGCCGCAAGCGAAGGGCGTCTGGTTTCGACCGCTGTTCTTCAACACAGTTAGCGGCGAGTGGGTCAACCTCCTCCGCGTTCGCCGCAGCGGCGTGTTGAGTCGTCACCGCCATCCCGCGCCGGTGCACGGCTTTGTCCTCAAGGGCGAATGGCGCTATCTCGAGCACGACTGGGTGGCCCGCGAGGGAACCTATGTTTTCGAACCACCAGGCGAAGTTCACACGCTCGTCGTCGACGACGACTGCGCCGAAATGATCACGCTCTTCCACGTCTGCGGCGCCCTCATCTATTACACCGAGCAAGGCGAGCCGGCCGGACACGACGACGTTCACACCAAGCTCGACATGTGCCGCCGCCACTTCACTGCCACCGGCCTCGGCGAAGACTACGTCGACCAATTCGTGCGCTGA